From Cricetulus griseus strain 17A/GY chromosome 1 unlocalized genomic scaffold, alternate assembly CriGri-PICRH-1.0 chr1_0, whole genome shotgun sequence, a single genomic window includes:
- the Rab8a gene encoding ras-related protein Rab-8A → MAKTYDYLFKLLLIGDSGVGKTCVLFRFSEDAFNSTFISTIGIDFKIRTIELDGKRIKLQIWDTAGQERFRTITTAYYRGAMGIMLVYDITNEKSFDNIRNWIRNIEEHASADVEKMILGNKCDVNDKRQVSKERGEKLALDYGIKFMETSAKANINVENAFFTLARDIKAKMDKKLEGNSPQGSSHGVKITVEQQKRTSFFRCSLL, encoded by the exons ATGGCGAAGACCTACGATTACCTGTTCAAGCTGCTGCTGATCGGGGACTCGGGGGTGGGGAAGACCTGTGTCCTGTTCCGCTTCTCCGAGGACGCCTTCAACTCCACGTTCATCTCCACCATAG GAATTGACTTTAAAATTAGGACCATAGAGCTTGATGGCAAGAGGATTAAACTGCAGATATG GGACACAGCAGGCCAGGAGCGGTTTCGGACGATCACGACAGCCTACTACAGGGGTGCCATG GGTATCATGCTGGTCTACGACATCACCAATGAGAAATCCTTCGACAACATCCGGAATTGGATTCGGAACATTGAAGAG CATGCCTCTGCAGATGTGGAGAAGATGATACTGGGGAATAAGTGTGATGTGAATGACAAGAGACAAGTATCCAAGGAGCGGGGAGAAAAG CTGGCACTTGACTATGGGATCAAGTTCATGGAGACCAGTGCGAAGGCCAACATCAATGTGGAGAAT GCGTTTTTCACTCTCGCCAGGGATATCAAAGCAAAAATGGACAAAAAATTG GAAGGGAACAGCCCACAGGGAAGCAGCCACGGGGTCAAGATCACAGTGGAGCAGCAGAAGAGGACCAGCTTCTTCCGGTGCAGCCTCCTGTGA